From the Candidatus Hydrogenedentota bacterium genome, the window ATCAAAGATGATTGTCCCTCGTCGATTCACGTCGTTCCTCGCTGTCAATTACGCTGGGGCGCTCTTTGCCGGTTCGTCGCGGAAACGGAGCAACAGAGCCGTAAGCACGACCGCCGCAATCACCGTGGGGATGAGCCACATGATACGGAAATTGATGAGCGTCGTCCCTGGAATGGTCAGCAACTGCGCGGATTTCCCGGCGAGTAGGCTGCCCGACAAGCTGCCGAATCCGCTTACGACCATGTTGAACAAGAGCTGAGCGCCGGCGCGCTGCTCCTTTGTGCAATGCGTATCGAGATAGATGAACGCCACCACGAAGAAGAACGCGTAGGTCAGTCCGTGCAGGCACAGCCCCGCCACGACCAGCATCGACGGGCTGCCAATCGAGAATGCAACGAACCGGACCCCCTGCATGGCGAGACCCAGCGCCATGGTTCGTTTCATGCCCACGCGCAACAGGATACGTCCCAGCGAGCCCATCACGACGATTTCCGAGATCTGTCCCAATGTCAGCAGGGGCATAATCTGGGCGTCGGTATAACCGCACTGACTCAAGTACGGGCTGATCCACTGCATGTAATACTGGTTGAGAACGCTTCCGAAGAATGCCAACCCGCACAGTAACCCGACACCCGGTTTGGCGAACACGGAAAACGCTCCACGTGTCGAAGCGGTCCTGGCAGCTTGACTGGTTTTCCCATGGGACCTTGGCAGTGTCATCGCATACACGCAGAGGATCAAGGACATGAACCCCGAAAGC encodes:
- a CDS encoding MFS transporter, whose product is MTRSIRLRLAVMMFLQYFTMGATMPILGHYLKNYLHFEPMEVGKVLAMPATAAFIAPFFVAQVADRWISAERLLGLCHLLGGGVMLWLSRQHSYPSFLAVFLLYSLIQSPTFAMTNTIALHHATDAKRDFGSIRLWGTIGWVAVGFAFGFLWLRGGGTEPATSRLPDALLLSGFMSLILCVYAMTLPRSHGKTSQAARTASTRGAFSVFAKPGVGLLCGLAFFGSVLNQYYMQWISPYLSQCGYTDAQIMPLLTLGQISEIVVMGSLGRILLRVGMKRTMALGLAMQGVRFVAFSIGSPSMLVVAGLCLHGLTYAFFFVVAFIYLDTHCTKEQRAGAQLLFNMVVSGFGSLSGSLLAGKSAQLLTIPGTTLINFRIMWLIPTVIAAVVLTALLLRFRDEPAKSAPA